One window from the genome of Halomicrobium zhouii encodes:
- a CDS encoding MFS transporter: MLDGALATVRRIPRESALVVGLISGSQYVNHMYLVLLPPILTVLSGEFGVSLALLGVALGVQALTNTVFQLPFGHLADHYDRTLALALSSFLGAAGVLVVAAAPTFEWLVVGQAIVGVGVAGHHPAHYPLLTDATSEAVRGRAFSVYNVGGTFGFATPPVVITAIMGVPGLTWRHAVGLLGVVGLGYAVIVTVLFARRVDRSITGPNVAGSTGSASAAERVRSELGSLLADPAILVLAALALVASTANWGLSSYAVVFLTDTYGVGLDRANLALTGLFLTGAVGVLVGGSLTDRFSPAPVLLGSFVGLTALVGIIATGSVPALAAVGLFLLVGAVRSLEGPARDTLTQRLAGEGAVGKSFAIITIGIMLGSAVAPPVFGFLIERFDVQVAFFAVAAVAALATALTAAIVFRLQDAPAPEPVASEQH; encoded by the coding sequence ATGCTGGACGGAGCGCTCGCTACCGTTCGTCGGATCCCCCGAGAGTCCGCGCTGGTCGTCGGCCTGATCAGCGGGTCGCAGTACGTCAACCACATGTACCTCGTCCTGTTGCCGCCGATACTCACGGTGCTCTCCGGGGAATTCGGGGTCTCGCTCGCGCTGCTGGGCGTCGCGCTGGGCGTCCAGGCGCTGACGAACACCGTGTTCCAGCTGCCGTTCGGTCACCTCGCGGACCACTACGACCGGACGCTGGCCCTGGCGCTGTCCTCGTTCCTCGGCGCGGCGGGCGTCCTCGTGGTCGCAGCGGCCCCGACGTTCGAGTGGTTGGTCGTCGGCCAGGCCATCGTGGGCGTCGGCGTCGCCGGCCACCACCCTGCCCACTACCCGCTGCTGACTGACGCGACGTCGGAGGCGGTCCGCGGGCGCGCCTTCTCGGTGTACAACGTCGGCGGCACGTTCGGGTTCGCCACGCCGCCGGTCGTCATCACCGCGATCATGGGCGTCCCGGGACTCACCTGGCGCCACGCTGTCGGCCTCCTCGGAGTCGTGGGCCTGGGATACGCCGTCATCGTCACCGTGCTGTTCGCCCGCCGGGTCGACCGGTCCATCACGGGGCCGAACGTCGCCGGATCGACTGGCTCCGCGAGCGCGGCCGAACGTGTCCGGTCGGAACTCGGGTCGCTGCTGGCCGACCCAGCGATCCTCGTCCTCGCCGCACTGGCGCTGGTCGCCTCGACGGCCAACTGGGGGCTGAGTTCCTACGCCGTCGTCTTCCTGACCGACACGTACGGGGTCGGGCTCGATCGGGCGAACCTGGCGCTGACGGGGCTGTTCCTCACCGGCGCGGTCGGCGTCCTCGTCGGCGGCTCGCTTACCGACCGCTTCTCGCCGGCGCCGGTCCTGCTGGGGAGCTTCGTCGGCCTCACGGCGCTCGTCGGGATCATCGCGACCGGGTCAGTTCCGGCACTCGCAGCTGTCGGGCTCTTCCTGCTCGTCGGCGCCGTCAGGAGCCTCGAGGGGCCTGCCAGGGACACGCTGACCCAGCGACTCGCCGGGGAGGGCGCGGTCGGCAAGAGCTTCGCGATCATCACCATCGGCATCATGCTCGGCAGCGCCGTCGCCCCGCCGGTGTTCGGCTTCCTCATCGAGCGCTTCGACGTGCAGGTCGCCTTCTTCGCCGTCGCCGCCGTCGCGGCGCTGGCGACGGCCCTGACCGCTGCCATCGTCTTTCGCCTGCAGGACGCGCCGGCGCCCGAACCCGTCGCCAGCGAGCAGCACTGA
- a CDS encoding NAD-binding protein, whose translation MICDDHVRIGDVGDATVFKLALQLRYAGQQAVDAEVVEFCRDNGVDPAPLNEFLELGVWDRYFTGEYEQAIQGLGGLEIWHKDVGYARQVARENGTALPLAAVVHEAYKATVRRVEEDEGHAAAVIEYWRTLNDAEDRDAR comes from the coding sequence GTGATCTGCGACGACCACGTCCGCATCGGCGACGTCGGCGACGCCACGGTGTTCAAGCTCGCACTCCAGCTGCGATACGCGGGCCAGCAGGCCGTCGACGCCGAGGTCGTCGAGTTCTGCCGCGACAACGGCGTCGACCCGGCGCCGCTCAACGAGTTCCTGGAACTCGGCGTCTGGGACCGGTACTTCACCGGTGAGTACGAACAGGCGATCCAGGGGCTCGGCGGACTCGAAATCTGGCACAAGGACGTCGGCTACGCTCGCCAGGTCGCCCGCGAGAACGGCACCGCGCTCCCGCTCGCGGCCGTCGTCCACGAGGCGTACAAGGCGACGGTCCGCCGGGTCGAGGAGGACGAGGGCCACGCCGCGGCGGTGATCGAGTACTGGCGGACGCTCAACGACGCCGAGGACCGCGACGCGCGGTAG